A genomic region of Methanocorpusculum vombati contains the following coding sequences:
- a CDS encoding molybdopterin dinucleotide binding domain-containing protein, with the protein MKTLHLNMVTQRAVEEGEAMEAGKTTQKYFDVCTVVEMNADDIREMGISPNTVVKVTSECGEVFVKAIIARQTCPRGLCHIRQGVWANQVVPPRTQSTGEPQYSGFPVTIEPAPDARIVPAVELVQKACNKWNGQLLWPM; encoded by the coding sequence ATGAAAACATTACATCTTAATATGGTTACCCAGCGTGCCGTCGAAGAAGGCGAAGCAATGGAAGCTGGAAAAACCACCCAAAAATATTTTGATGTCTGCACCGTTGTTGAGATGAATGCAGATGACATCAGGGAGATGGGGATTTCACCCAACACTGTTGTCAAAGTAACCAGCGAATGCGGCGAAGTGTTTGTCAAAGCAATCATTGCACGTCAGACCTGCCCCCGCGGTCTCTGCCACATCCGCCAGGGTGTCTGGGCCAACCAGGTTGTTCCCCCGCGGACCCAGTCCACGGGCGAACCGCAGTACAGCGGCTTCCCGGTTACCATTGAACCTGCTCCGGATGCAAGAATCGTTCCCGCAGTTGAACTCGTACAGAAAGCCTGTAACAAATGGAACGGCCAGCTTCTGTGGCCAATGTGA
- a CDS encoding formylmethanofuran dehydrogenase subunit B, with product MPEVIKNVACPYCGACCDDLEVTVEDGKILEVKNACIIGTEIYHHASREGRVGSPRMRQPDGTYKDITYDEAIDYTARMLIKAKKPLIYGFGSTNCEGQAAAGRVAEEAGAVLDNCASICHGSSFLAIFDTGYPSCTLGEVKNRADVVIYWGSNPAHAHPRHMSRYGVFPRGFFTNKGHRGRKVICVDPRYTDTARCADYFLQVKQGHDYDLFDAFRMVMHGYADDVPEIVAGVPKEKILEVCDIIKKGRYVHIFFGMGLCHSDGRNHNIDIAINLVRDINEVTKCTIMAMRGHYNIAGPGVVWSWQFGFPYCIDLSKGSHAHMNPGETSSVDLANRGEVDAFINIGTDAGAHFPIRAFEKLGSHIPMVTIDPSVNMAATVSDVHIPVAIVGVETGGICYRMDNVPIQYRAVVPPYNGILTDEELFNRILNRMLELKEQGIECDGKWEYAKAIPSLIPVKLEPEA from the coding sequence ATGCCAGAAGTAATCAAAAATGTCGCATGTCCGTACTGTGGTGCCTGCTGTGACGACCTGGAAGTCACCGTCGAAGACGGCAAAATTCTTGAGGTTAAAAACGCCTGCATCATCGGTACGGAAATCTACCACCATGCATCCCGTGAAGGCCGTGTCGGCAGCCCGCGTATGCGCCAGCCGGACGGAACCTACAAGGACATCACCTATGATGAAGCAATCGACTACACTGCCCGTATGCTGATCAAGGCAAAGAAGCCGCTGATTTACGGATTTGGCTCTACCAACTGTGAAGGTCAGGCAGCAGCCGGTCGTGTTGCAGAAGAAGCAGGAGCAGTCCTCGACAACTGTGCATCCATCTGCCATGGTTCCTCCTTCCTTGCAATCTTCGATACCGGATACCCGTCCTGTACTCTTGGTGAGGTCAAGAACCGTGCCGATGTCGTTATCTACTGGGGATCCAATCCGGCACACGCCCACCCGCGGCACATGTCCCGCTACGGTGTGTTTCCGAGAGGATTCTTCACCAACAAAGGTCACCGTGGCAGAAAAGTCATCTGTGTTGATCCGAGATACACCGATACCGCACGCTGTGCTGACTACTTCCTGCAGGTGAAACAGGGTCACGACTACGACCTGTTTGACGCCTTCCGTATGGTCATGCACGGTTACGCAGATGACGTCCCGGAGATTGTTGCCGGCGTTCCCAAAGAAAAGATCCTGGAAGTCTGCGATATCATCAAGAAGGGACGGTATGTGCACATCTTCTTCGGTATGGGTCTTTGCCACTCCGACGGTCGTAACCACAACATTGACATCGCCATCAATCTGGTTCGTGACATCAACGAAGTTACCAAGTGTACGATCATGGCAATGCGCGGACACTACAACATTGCAGGTCCCGGTGTCGTCTGGTCCTGGCAGTTCGGTTTCCCGTACTGTATCGATCTGTCGAAAGGCTCACACGCACACATGAACCCCGGAGAAACCTCCTCGGTGGATCTTGCTAACCGTGGCGAAGTCGATGCATTCATCAACATTGGAACTGACGCCGGAGCACACTTCCCGATACGTGCCTTCGAAAAACTCGGTTCCCACATCCCGATGGTCACCATTGACCCGAGCGTCAATATGGCAGCAACGGTTTCCGACGTGCACATCCCGGTTGCAATCGTCGGTGTTGAGACAGGTGGTATCTGCTACCGCATGGACAACGTGCCAATCCAGTACCGTGCAGTCGTCCCGCCGTACAACGGCATTCTGACTGACGAGGAACTGTTCAACAGAATCCTGAACCGGATGCTTGAGCTGAAGGAACAGGGCATTGAATGTGACGGCAAATGGGAGTATGCAAAGGCAATTCCGTCCTTAATCCCGGTGAAACTTGAGCCGGAGGCATAA
- a CDS encoding formylmethanofuran dehydrogenase subunit A yields MTEYIIKNGCVVDPTQNINAQKMDICIKDGKFVDKVSSAAKVIDASGKLVMAAGVDIHSHVAGPKVDMGRLFRPEDKLFRSPMRGKNTRMEMGFSVPSTTKTGYDYARLGFAFAMEAAMPPLEAPHVHEEIRDTPIIDEGAMPVLANNWFLLEYFKNGEIENAGAYASWILNATRGFGLKCVNPGGTEAWGWGLNCITIHDKVPYFDITPAEIVTGLMATNEYLRLPHSVHVHANNLGNPGNYETTLDTLKLVEGFSPNNDFGREQVMHHTHIQFHCYGGDSFKSDSFESKSKEVMDYVNSQKKLTVDVGQVTLDETTTMTADGPFEYHLTHMNHLKWSNVDVELETAAGIVPFVYDPKTFIAGAQWAIGLEIALFAKDKDRCYITTDHPNAGPFWRYPRIYKWLLSAKARNDVIENQLKYGNKVIDRTYIGELADKELTLYELAQMTRAGVAKALGLKDMYGSLKTGHAANVAVYDIDPENLPSDPEQYEKAFGSSFAFFKDGILAVENHDIVNYSMPKKTVWVNSIVPENKQVERDIRDKFLHSYTVQLDNYAVFDEHVHNPYAIKVDITQ; encoded by the coding sequence ATGACCGAATATATCATCAAAAACGGATGTGTTGTTGATCCGACCCAGAACATCAACGCACAGAAGATGGATATCTGCATCAAAGACGGCAAATTTGTTGACAAAGTCAGCAGTGCTGCCAAAGTCATTGATGCATCCGGCAAGCTGGTTATGGCCGCAGGTGTGGATATCCACTCCCACGTTGCCGGTCCGAAGGTGGACATGGGCCGTCTCTTCCGTCCGGAAGACAAACTGTTCCGCTCCCCGATGCGTGGAAAGAACACCAGAATGGAGATGGGTTTCTCCGTTCCGAGCACCACCAAGACGGGTTACGACTACGCCCGCCTCGGATTCGCCTTTGCAATGGAAGCTGCAATGCCGCCACTCGAGGCACCCCACGTGCATGAAGAGATCCGCGACACACCGATTATCGATGAAGGAGCCATGCCGGTTCTGGCAAACAACTGGTTCCTTCTGGAGTACTTCAAGAACGGCGAGATCGAAAACGCCGGTGCCTACGCATCCTGGATTCTGAACGCCACCCGCGGATTTGGTCTGAAGTGTGTGAACCCCGGAGGAACCGAAGCATGGGGATGGGGTCTGAACTGTATCACCATCCACGACAAGGTTCCGTACTTTGACATCACCCCGGCTGAAATTGTCACCGGCCTGATGGCAACGAACGAGTATCTCCGTCTGCCCCACTCCGTCCACGTGCATGCAAACAACCTCGGCAATCCGGGCAACTACGAAACCACCCTGGACACCCTGAAACTCGTTGAAGGCTTCTCTCCGAACAACGACTTCGGTCGTGAACAGGTCATGCACCACACGCACATCCAGTTCCACTGCTACGGCGGTGACTCCTTCAAGTCCGACTCGTTTGAGTCCAAGTCCAAGGAAGTTATGGACTACGTTAACAGCCAGAAGAAGCTGACCGTTGATGTCGGTCAGGTCACGCTTGATGAAACCACCACGATGACCGCCGACGGTCCGTTCGAGTACCACTTGACCCATATGAACCACCTGAAGTGGTCCAACGTGGATGTGGAGTTGGAGACGGCTGCTGGTATCGTTCCGTTCGTCTACGACCCGAAGACCTTCATTGCTGGTGCCCAGTGGGCAATCGGTCTGGAAATTGCACTCTTTGCAAAGGACAAAGACCGCTGTTACATCACGACCGACCACCCGAATGCAGGTCCGTTCTGGAGATACCCGAGAATCTACAAGTGGCTGCTTTCCGCAAAGGCACGTAACGACGTCATTGAGAACCAGCTGAAGTACGGCAACAAGGTTATCGACAGAACCTACATCGGCGAACTTGCCGACAAGGAACTTACGCTCTACGAGCTTGCCCAGATGACCCGTGCCGGTGTTGCAAAAGCACTCGGTTTAAAGGACATGTATGGCAGCTTAAAGACCGGTCATGCCGCAAACGTTGCTGTCTACGACATCGATCCGGAGAATCTCCCGAGCGATCCCGAACAGTACGAGAAAGCATTCGGCAGCAGCTTTGCCTTCTTCAAGGATGGTATCCTTGCAGTTGAGAACCACGATATTGTCAACTACAGCATGCCGAAGAAGACGGTCTGGGTCAACTCGATTGTGCCGGAGAACAAGCAGGTCGAGCGTGATATCCGCGACAAGTTCCTGCACTCCTACACCGTTCAGCTGGACAACTATGCTGTGTTCGATGAGCACGTGCACAACCCGTATGCAATCAAGGTGGACATCACCCAGTAA
- a CDS encoding formylmethanofuran dehydrogenase subunit C, translated as MNTVTVTLTKQPELYFEADLITPDQFAGKSVEEIGAIEISEGKIKYPLSAYATIEGAAGATAAETRIVLNGDWTRVKRIGQQMTAGEIVINSNTDMYTGGWMKGGKITVNGNVDSFTGIAMAGGELTVNGNAQNHVGSAYRGDWRGMTGGVLRVKGTAGNDIGTFMRGGTIIIEGDAFIHVLTHGEGGTIILKGNVEGRVGGQAVKGDVYVYGTIENPMPGYKYVDDVEAEVDGEKAVFAHYIGDLGERHPTSKGQTVFANLYLKK; from the coding sequence ATGAATACAGTAACTGTAACACTGACAAAACAGCCGGAGCTGTACTTTGAGGCGGATCTTATTACGCCGGATCAGTTTGCCGGAAAATCTGTTGAAGAGATCGGCGCAATTGAGATCTCTGAAGGTAAGATCAAGTATCCCCTTTCGGCCTATGCCACTATTGAGGGTGCTGCCGGTGCAACTGCAGCCGAGACCAGGATCGTCTTAAACGGTGACTGGACCCGTGTGAAGCGTATCGGTCAGCAGATGACCGCAGGCGAGATTGTGATCAACAGCAACACCGATATGTACACCGGCGGCTGGATGAAGGGCGGTAAGATCACCGTGAACGGCAACGTTGACTCCTTCACCGGCATTGCTATGGCGGGCGGCGAGCTGACCGTGAACGGCAATGCTCAGAATCATGTCGGTTCCGCATACCGCGGCGACTGGCGCGGCATGACCGGCGGTGTTCTTCGCGTGAAGGGCACGGCAGGCAATGATATCGGTACCTTTATGCGCGGCGGAACGATCATCATCGAGGGCGATGCATTTATCCATGTGCTGACCCACGGTGAGGGCGGAACGATCATCCTGAAAGGAAACGTTGAGGGCCGTGTCGGTGGTCAGGCCGTGAAAGGCGACGTGTACGTCTACGGCACGATCGAGAACCCGATGCCCGGCTACAAGTATGTTGACGATGTAGAGGCCGAGGTTGACGGCGAGAAGGCTGTCTTTGCCCACTATATCGGTGACCTTGGTGAACGCCACCCGACCTCAAAGGGTCAGACGGTTTTCGCCAACCTCTACCTGAAGAAATAA
- a CDS encoding pyridoxal phosphate-dependent aminotransferase, with the protein MRSVSDTITAVAPSATMAMSNRSKEMIASGIDVISLAVGEPDFATPAHITQAAIDALTRGETHYAPSRGIPELTQAVADKLNRENHIAATQKQIMVTAGAKDAIRITMMALLNRGDEVVVIDPSWVSYEPCVQIAGGKAVHYSLNADFQVDESIYEVITDKTKMIIVNTPSNPTGSILGRSSLRLIADVCMDHDLFCLSDEIYEKLVYGKEHVSIATVGDMLERTVTINGFSKAYAMTGWRLGYLAAPLEVIPAMDKVMQHSVGCVNTFAMWGGVAALNGDQSCVEEMRRQFAERRKYVIGRLAGMGLSTAPAEGAFYAFINVGGDDVATANLWLDKAHVAATPGTAFGAPGWIRISYAASMERLKEALDRIEAVR; encoded by the coding sequence ATGAGATCGGTTTCGGATACGATTACGGCGGTTGCCCCGTCGGCTACGATGGCGATGAGCAACCGTTCCAAGGAGATGATCGCGTCCGGTATTGATGTGATCAGTCTTGCGGTGGGCGAGCCGGATTTTGCAACACCTGCCCATATTACGCAGGCAGCAATTGATGCGCTGACCCGCGGCGAGACGCATTATGCGCCGTCCCGCGGTATTCCGGAGCTGACGCAGGCGGTTGCCGATAAGCTGAACCGCGAGAACCACATTGCGGCGACGCAGAAGCAGATTATGGTGACGGCGGGCGCGAAGGATGCTATCCGTATTACGATGATGGCGCTGCTGAACCGGGGTGATGAGGTTGTGGTCATTGATCCGTCCTGGGTTTCATATGAGCCGTGTGTGCAGATTGCGGGCGGGAAGGCTGTGCACTATTCTCTGAATGCGGATTTTCAGGTGGATGAATCGATTTACGAGGTGATCACGGATAAGACGAAGATGATTATTGTGAATACACCGTCGAATCCGACGGGTTCGATCCTCGGCAGGTCGTCACTGCGGCTGATTGCGGATGTGTGTATGGATCATGATCTGTTCTGTCTTTCAGATGAGATCTATGAGAAGCTGGTCTATGGAAAGGAGCATGTGTCGATTGCGACGGTTGGTGATATGCTGGAGCGAACTGTGACGATTAATGGTTTTTCCAAGGCGTATGCGATGACGGGGTGGAGGCTTGGATATCTTGCGGCGCCGCTTGAGGTGATTCCTGCCATGGATAAGGTGATGCAGCATTCGGTCGGCTGTGTGAATACGTTTGCGATGTGGGGCGGTGTGGCGGCGCTGAACGGGGATCAGAGCTGTGTTGAGGAGATGCGCCGGCAGTTTGCGGAGCGCCGGAAGTATGTGATTGGCCGGCTTGCGGGTATGGGTCTTTCCACTGCGCCGGCGGAGGGTGCGTTCTATGCGTTCATCAATGTGGGCGGTGATGATGTGGCGACGGCGAATCTGTGGCTGGACAAAGCGCATGTTGCGGCAACGCCGGGTACGGCGTTTGGTGCTCCGGGCTGGATCCGCATTTCGTATGCGGCGTCGATGGAGCGGCTGAAGGAGGCGCTCGATCGTATCGAGGCGGTGAGGTAA
- the ribH gene encoding 6,7-dimethyl-8-ribityllumazine synthase, whose protein sequence is MTDKPVRLGFVVAEFNRDLTYMMEMEAEEHARFLGAAVHDRIYVPGAYDMPLAIRKLLKKQDIDAVVTIGCVIEGATDHDQIVVQHAARKILDLSLEFDKPVALGISGPGMTRLEAEDRIEYGKRAVESAVKMVRRLSE, encoded by the coding sequence ATGACCGACAAACCAGTCAGACTCGGATTCGTTGTTGCAGAATTTAACCGCGATCTTACGTATATGATGGAGATGGAGGCGGAGGAGCACGCCAGGTTCCTTGGTGCGGCAGTTCATGACCGGATTTATGTGCCGGGCGCCTATGATATGCCTCTTGCCATCCGCAAGCTTCTGAAAAAGCAGGATATTGATGCGGTTGTTACCATCGGCTGTGTTATTGAGGGCGCGACGGATCATGATCAGATTGTGGTGCAGCATGCGGCACGGAAGATTCTTGATCTTTCCCTTGAGTTCGATAAGCCGGTTGCGCTTGGTATCTCCGGACCCGGTATGACAAGACTTGAGGCTGAGGACCGTATTGAGTACGGGAAGCGTGCGGTTGAGTCGGCGGTGAAGATGGTCCGGAGACTTAGCGAATGA
- a CDS encoding LytS/YhcK type 5TM receptor domain-containing protein produces the protein MDATAGGLIVLFGVNLGFAAVLGIILGKSRLLEDMKGDFTDWIKYSVGIAIFGIMSLFGSIASIEYGGALLNVRDGSPIYGGLWFGPVIGVGAAVIGAAYRFTLGGATMVPCCLSTLFAGVVSGVIWYFYRERITTLTATLIAVIMGCVHILLVCFLTPNDFGWTVISDTPTGVGILILVPLSVAIFSWCYQRARVPAPAAGQ, from the coding sequence ATGGATGCGACTGCAGGAGGTCTCATTGTGCTGTTCGGTGTGAATCTTGGATTTGCCGCGGTGCTTGGAATAATTCTCGGAAAATCCCGTCTGCTTGAGGATATGAAAGGGGATTTTACCGACTGGATCAAATATTCTGTCGGAATTGCTATTTTTGGCATAATGTCGCTGTTTGGTTCGATTGCAAGCATTGAGTACGGTGGTGCACTGCTTAATGTCCGTGACGGCAGTCCGATATATGGCGGTCTGTGGTTCGGCCCTGTCATCGGTGTTGGTGCTGCGGTTATCGGTGCTGCTTACCGGTTCACGCTCGGCGGTGCAACCATGGTTCCCTGCTGTCTTTCGACGCTGTTCGCAGGTGTGGTAAGCGGTGTTATCTGGTATTTCTATCGTGAGAGGATTACCACGCTTACAGCGACTCTGATCGCCGTTATCATGGGATGTGTCCATATCCTGCTGGTCTGTTTCCTCACCCCGAACGACTTCGGCTGGACGGTAATTTCGGATACGCCGACAGGTGTTGGTATTCTGATTCTGGTGCCTCTGTCGGTTGCAATCTTTTCCTGGTGCTACCAGAGAGCGAGAGTGCCCGCCCCGGCAGCCGGGCAGTAA
- a CDS encoding DMT family transporter, giving the protein MSAAAAPRFLAIGFAVLAAVLYGISSPVSKVLLDSVPPALLAALLYLGAGIGMAVVSLVQTTRRQETREAPLSRKDLPYVIGMIVLDIAAPVLLMFGLTLTTAANASLLNNFEIVTTSVIALLLFREAIDRRLWFAILLIVCASIILTVEDMSSFAFSLGSIFVLLACVAWGFENNCTRMLSLKDPVEIVIIKGFGAGGGALLLALFAREMTADLSGVLAALLLGFFAYGLSIYFYVLAQRTLGAARTSAFYAIAPFIGVGLSFVIFQIPVTVSFAAATGIMIAGAYFAATSGHRHRHVHTPLIHEHRHCHDDEHHTHVHDPPVEGEHSHLHTHETMMHSHPHAPDLHHLHGHEDH; this is encoded by the coding sequence ATGTCCGCTGCCGCTGCCCCACGGTTTCTTGCAATCGGTTTTGCTGTGCTTGCCGCTGTTCTCTACGGGATCAGTTCGCCGGTCTCCAAAGTGCTGCTGGACAGTGTGCCTCCGGCACTGCTTGCAGCTCTGCTGTATCTTGGGGCAGGTATCGGGATGGCTGTGGTCAGTCTGGTTCAGACTACACGCAGGCAGGAAACCCGCGAGGCGCCACTCAGCAGGAAGGATCTTCCGTACGTTATCGGCATGATTGTGCTAGATATTGCCGCGCCTGTTCTGCTGATGTTTGGTCTTACCCTGACCACCGCGGCGAATGCTTCTCTTTTAAACAACTTTGAGATCGTCACCACTTCGGTGATTGCTCTTCTTCTTTTTCGGGAGGCGATCGATCGCAGGCTCTGGTTTGCGATTCTTTTGATCGTTTGTGCGAGTATCATCCTCACCGTTGAGGATATGAGCAGTTTTGCTTTCTCTCTGGGATCGATTTTCGTTCTGCTTGCCTGTGTTGCCTGGGGTTTTGAGAACAACTGTACACGGATGCTTTCCTTAAAAGATCCGGTGGAGATCGTAATCATCAAAGGGTTCGGTGCAGGCGGTGGTGCACTTCTGCTCGCCCTGTTTGCACGGGAGATGACTGCGGATCTCAGCGGTGTTCTTGCAGCACTTCTGCTCGGATTCTTTGCGTACGGTCTTTCGATCTATTTCTATGTTCTTGCCCAGAGAACACTTGGTGCCGCCCGGACAAGTGCATTTTATGCAATTGCGCCGTTTATTGGGGTGGGACTGTCGTTTGTAATCTTCCAGATACCGGTGACCGTTTCCTTTGCTGCTGCCACGGGAATTATGATTGCCGGAGCCTACTTTGCTGCGACCAGCGGTCACCGTCATCGCCATGTCCACACACCGCTGATTCATGAGCATCGTCACTGTCATGATGACGAACACCATACTCATGTCCATGATCCGCCGGTGGAAGGGGAACACTCTCATCTGCATACCCATGAGACGATGATGCACAGCCATCCGCATGCACCGGATCTTCATCACCTGCACGGTCACGAGGATCATTGA
- a CDS encoding DUF7289 family protein → MHPSADDGLSEVVGFICILALIAVVFSIWAAGGVPAEELQKERDITAAAAVQFSDMKLAMDLLWIAGEPGDARSVMIDAGTLSIGISDAAIHVSDNESASSYSPLRLSYGPEFRYAERFVLSSDCGAVTLLTGGTRSVILPPSVARRGGDVCLTIPVLASPAVEVSKTDPILLRFCVKNIRERRFVNASVSVAGDPLLGKMFVQTFDTAGPVNLTVREVLYRIEAA, encoded by the coding sequence ATGCACCCATCTGCGGATGACGGGCTTTCTGAAGTTGTCGGGTTCATCTGCATTCTTGCATTGATCGCGGTTGTTTTTTCCATCTGGGCAGCAGGAGGTGTTCCTGCTGAAGAGCTGCAGAAGGAACGGGATATCACCGCGGCGGCTGCGGTGCAGTTTTCGGATATGAAACTTGCAATGGATCTGCTGTGGATTGCGGGAGAGCCCGGTGACGCCCGGTCGGTGATGATCGATGCAGGGACTCTGAGCATCGGAATCTCGGATGCGGCGATCCATGTGTCAGACAATGAGTCGGCGTCATCCTATTCTCCGCTCAGACTGTCCTATGGCCCGGAGTTTCGGTATGCGGAGCGTTTTGTACTGTCATCCGACTGCGGGGCGGTTACTCTTCTGACCGGTGGGACACGGTCGGTGATCCTTCCTCCGTCCGTTGCCCGCCGTGGAGGTGATGTCTGTCTTACGATCCCTGTTCTTGCGTCCCCCGCGGTGGAAGTTTCCAAAACGGATCCGATCCTGCTCAGGTTTTGTGTGAAAAATATCCGTGAACGCCGGTTCGTCAATGCATCTGTTTCCGTTGCGGGTGACCCCCTTCTCGGGAAAATGTTTGTGCAGACGTTTGATACTGCCGGACCAGTCAATCTGACCGTCCGGGAGGTACTCTACCGGATTGAGGCTGCCTGA
- a CDS encoding LSM domain-containing protein: MTKRPLEILDQVLNRQPVIISLKGGREIRGVLQGYDVHMNLVLDKAEEEGENGTVQLGTLIVRGDNVIYISPSVE; this comes from the coding sequence ATGACAAAGAGACCGCTTGAAATTTTAGATCAGGTCCTTAACCGCCAGCCGGTGATTATTTCACTGAAGGGCGGGAGGGAGATCCGCGGGGTTCTCCAGGGCTATGACGTTCACATGAACCTGGTTCTTGACAAGGCTGAGGAAGAAGGAGAGAATGGCACCGTTCAGCTCGGCACGTTAATCGTCCGCGGCGACAATGTCATCTACATCTCTCCGTCTGTAGAATAA
- a CDS encoding 50S ribosomal protein L37e: MTKGTPSMGLRNKHSHIICRRCGKQSFHARHGVCSSCGFGKSSKIRGYKWTKKAADN; encoded by the coding sequence ATGACAAAAGGCACACCATCAATGGGTCTGCGCAACAAGCACTCCCACATCATCTGCCGCCGCTGCGGAAAACAGTCATTCCACGCCCGGCACGGTGTTTGTTCATCATGCGGTTTTGGCAAGAGTTCCAAGATCCGCGGATACAAATGGACGAAGAAAGCAGCAGATAACTAA
- the purF gene encoding amidophosphoribosyltransferase, which produces MSGIAGIVDSRGVAYPLYYALHALQHRGQEAAGISTFHEKTLRTHKGPGQLAEVFNEQILSGLPGTVGIGQVLYTQKAHRGRMENIQPLKFSFQGHELSITVSVALVQDNRESLRAEYEGKGHIFSTTTNAELIAAMIAHELISGADAEDAFVNAIQRLKGAYAGVAILDGVLYAFRDPLGTKPLCLGKTDSGYIVASESVAIDTLSGTFLRDITPGELVTITGDGVSGRQVLTADHKAYCVFEYVYTARPDSVIDGVLVYDARRRIGERLAKHPVKADLVSPVPDSGTAFATGFADASGIPYMEGLLKNRYVGRTFIMPAQSLRENAVRMKLNPVRRHISGKSVVLVDDSIVRGTTSLHIVDMVKEFGAAEVHMRIGSTPIVAPCYFGVDLPTREELIANGRSVEEIRKMIHATSLEYISADDLVESVGIPQEDLCMACSCGAYPLDIPNESCCACRRITPAKEN; this is translated from the coding sequence ATGAGTGGTATTGCCGGCATCGTTGATTCTCGCGGTGTCGCCTACCCCCTGTATTACGCCCTGCACGCACTCCAGCACAGAGGTCAGGAGGCTGCAGGAATATCTACTTTTCACGAAAAGACTCTTCGGACCCACAAAGGTCCCGGCCAGCTCGCCGAAGTTTTTAACGAACAGATCTTATCCGGGCTTCCCGGCACGGTCGGCATCGGACAGGTTCTCTACACCCAGAAAGCCCACCGCGGCAGAATGGAAAACATTCAGCCGCTGAAGTTCTCGTTTCAGGGCCATGAACTGTCCATTACCGTAAGTGTTGCACTGGTGCAGGACAACCGCGAGTCTCTTCGTGCAGAATATGAGGGGAAAGGGCACATCTTTTCAACGACCACAAACGCAGAGCTGATTGCGGCGATGATCGCCCATGAGCTCATATCAGGAGCAGACGCAGAGGATGCGTTTGTCAATGCAATTCAGCGGCTGAAGGGGGCATACGCAGGTGTTGCAATTCTGGACGGGGTACTGTACGCATTCCGTGATCCGCTGGGAACAAAACCGCTGTGTCTTGGAAAGACCGACAGCGGCTACATTGTTGCCTCGGAAAGTGTGGCAATCGACACACTGTCGGGAACATTCCTCCGTGACATCACACCGGGAGAACTGGTCACCATCACCGGGGACGGGGTGTCCGGCCGCCAGGTACTGACCGCGGACCACAAAGCATACTGCGTGTTTGAATATGTCTATACCGCACGCCCCGACTCGGTGATCGACGGCGTGCTGGTCTATGACGCACGGCGGAGAATCGGCGAACGACTGGCAAAACATCCGGTCAAAGCCGATCTTGTTTCGCCGGTGCCGGACTCCGGCACAGCGTTTGCAACGGGTTTTGCGGATGCGTCCGGTATTCCTTACATGGAAGGACTCTTAAAGAACCGGTACGTCGGCAGAACCTTCATCATGCCTGCCCAGAGTCTGCGGGAGAATGCAGTGCGGATGAAACTCAATCCGGTGCGTCGCCACATCAGCGGAAAGTCCGTTGTCCTTGTGGACGACAGCATTGTCCGCGGCACGACCTCACTCCATATTGTGGACATGGTAAAAGAGTTCGGTGCAGCCGAAGTCCACATGCGCATCGGTTCAACGCCGATTGTTGCGCCCTGTTACTTCGGCGTGGACCTGCCTACCCGTGAGGAACTGATCGCAAACGGCAGATCGGTGGAAGAGATCCGCAAGATGATCCATGCAACAAGCCTTGAGTACATCTCGGCTGATGACCTGGTGGAGTCGGTAGGTATTCCCCAAGAAGATCTGTGTATGGCCTGTTCCTGCGGAGCATATCCGCTGGACATCCCGAACGAATCGTGTTGTGCGTGCCGCAGGATAACTCCGGCAAAAGAAAACTAA